One genomic segment of Amycolatopsis granulosa includes these proteins:
- a CDS encoding TIGR03084 family metal-binding protein, which produces MADPGPILEDLAGESRELDELVTGAEWSTPTPAEGWTIAHQIAHLAWTDAKALIAVRSPGDFPAEVQRALTAGADFVDQGARELAEKPREELLALWRAGRAQLAEELAQVPEGQKLPWYGPPMSAASMATARLMETWAHAQDVHDALGLRHEPTRRLWHIARFGVRTRDFAFSVHGLAAPAAEFRVELSGTDGAKWTFGPPDAAQRVTGSALGFCLIVTQRRHPADTDVVAVGADARKWLEIAQAFAGPPGSGRRAGQFA; this is translated from the coding sequence GTGGCGGACCCCGGACCGATCCTGGAGGACCTGGCCGGCGAGAGCCGGGAGCTGGACGAGCTGGTGACCGGGGCCGAGTGGTCGACCCCCACCCCGGCGGAGGGCTGGACGATCGCGCACCAGATCGCGCACCTGGCGTGGACCGACGCCAAGGCGCTGATCGCGGTGCGCAGCCCCGGGGACTTCCCGGCCGAGGTGCAGCGGGCGCTGACGGCGGGTGCGGACTTCGTCGACCAGGGTGCGCGGGAGCTGGCCGAAAAGCCGCGCGAGGAGCTGCTGGCACTGTGGCGCGCAGGGCGTGCGCAGCTGGCCGAGGAGCTGGCGCAGGTACCGGAGGGGCAGAAGCTTCCGTGGTACGGGCCGCCGATGAGCGCGGCGTCGATGGCGACCGCCCGGCTGATGGAGACCTGGGCTCACGCGCAGGACGTCCACGACGCGCTCGGGCTGCGGCACGAGCCGACCCGCCGGCTGTGGCACATCGCGCGGTTCGGTGTCCGCACCCGCGACTTCGCGTTCTCGGTGCACGGACTCGCCGCGCCCGCCGCGGAGTTCCGCGTCGAACTGTCCGGAACGGACGGTGCGAAGTGGACGTTCGGACCACCGGACGCCGCCCAGCGGGTCACCGGTTCCGCACTCGGCTTCTGCCTGATCGTCACCCAGCGGCGGCACCCGGCCGACACCGACGTGGTGGCCGTCGGCGCGGACGCCCGCAAGTGGCTGGAGATCGCGCAGGCCTTCGCCGGCCCGCCCGGTTCCGGCCGCAGGGCGGGACAGTTCGCATGA
- a CDS encoding acyl-CoA dehydrogenase family protein, which produces MTDPFATPERTALRETVRRFVQAEVLPHLDAWERAGELPRDLHRKAGEIGLLGVSFPEAVGGGGGNFLDAMTVTEEILSAGGSGGLIASLFTNGIALPHLVTAGDPGQIDRWVRPTVEGRLIGSLAITEPDGGSDVAGIRTTARREGDHYVVNGAKTFITSGTRADFVTTAVRTGGPGAHGVSLLVVERGTPGFTVSRKLEKMGWHCSDTAELSFADARVPAANLVGEENTGFLQIATHFVTERLSLAVQGYATAQRALDLTVRWCRLRETFGRPLISRQLVQHKLVEMARRTELARVYTRHVAQRFVAGEEVIAEACFAKNTAVETAEWVVSEAVQLHGGLGYLRESEVERHYRDVRILGIGGGTNEILAGLAAKRLGYTA; this is translated from the coding sequence GTGACCGACCCGTTCGCCACACCGGAGCGGACCGCCCTGCGCGAGACCGTGCGCCGGTTCGTCCAGGCCGAGGTGCTGCCGCACCTGGACGCGTGGGAGCGCGCCGGGGAACTGCCGCGGGACCTGCACCGCAAGGCCGGGGAGATCGGTCTGCTCGGCGTGTCCTTCCCGGAGGCCGTGGGCGGTGGTGGCGGGAACTTCCTCGACGCGATGACCGTGACCGAGGAAATCCTGTCCGCGGGTGGCTCGGGCGGCCTTATCGCGTCGCTGTTCACCAACGGGATCGCGCTGCCGCACCTGGTCACGGCCGGTGACCCGGGGCAGATCGACCGCTGGGTGCGGCCGACGGTCGAGGGCCGGCTCATCGGGTCGCTGGCGATCACCGAGCCGGACGGCGGCTCGGACGTGGCCGGTATCCGCACCACCGCCCGCCGCGAGGGCGACCACTACGTCGTCAACGGTGCCAAGACCTTCATCACCTCCGGCACCCGCGCCGACTTCGTCACCACCGCGGTGCGCACCGGCGGCCCGGGCGCGCACGGGGTGTCGCTGCTGGTCGTCGAACGCGGCACGCCCGGGTTCACCGTGAGCCGCAAGCTGGAGAAGATGGGCTGGCACTGCTCGGACACCGCGGAACTGTCCTTCGCCGACGCCCGCGTGCCCGCGGCGAACCTGGTCGGCGAGGAGAACACCGGCTTCCTCCAGATCGCCACCCACTTCGTCACCGAACGGCTCTCGCTCGCGGTGCAGGGCTACGCGACGGCACAGCGCGCGCTCGATCTGACCGTGCGGTGGTGCCGGCTGCGGGAGACGTTCGGCCGGCCGCTGATCTCACGGCAACTCGTGCAGCACAAGCTGGTGGAGATGGCCCGGCGGACCGAGCTGGCGCGCGTCTACACGCGGCACGTCGCGCAGCGGTTCGTGGCGGGCGAGGAGGTCATCGCGGAGGCGTGCTTCGCGAAGAACACCGCGGTCGAGACGGCCGAGTGGGTCGTGAGCGAGGCGGTCCAGCTGCACGGCGGCCTCGGGTACCTGCGGGAGTCCGAAGTGGAGCGGCACTACCGCGATGTCCGCATTCTCGGCATCGGTGGCGGCACCAACGAGATCCTGGCGGGTCTCGCGGCGAAGAGATTGGGGTACACGGCTTGA
- a CDS encoding ribonucleotide-diphosphate reductase subunit beta, producing the protein MSTIDTDTTGLGAINRGADRVSVDDKAMINARADVNQLLPLKYHWAWEKYLAGCTNHWMPTEVAMQADIALWKSPDGLTEDERRMIKRNLGFFATAESLVANNLVLAVYRQITNPECRQYLLRQAFEEAVHTHTFQYICESLGLDEGELFNAYREVPAITDKDAWALRYTRNLENPDFATGTAGADQDFLRDLVAFYVVFEGMWFYTGFAQILSLGRRNKMVGIAEQFQYILRDESIHLNFGIDCINQIKIENPHLWSPEFQAEVRSMLAQACELEVAYARDTMPRGMLGLSAELCAQYLHFITDRRAQQIGLAPIFGENENPFPWMSEAMDLRKEKNFFETRVTEYQTGGSLAWD; encoded by the coding sequence GTGAGCACCATCGACACCGACACGACCGGTCTGGGCGCGATCAACCGCGGCGCCGACCGGGTGAGCGTGGACGACAAGGCGATGATCAACGCCCGCGCCGACGTCAACCAGCTGCTGCCGCTGAAGTACCACTGGGCGTGGGAGAAGTACCTGGCCGGCTGCACCAACCACTGGATGCCGACCGAGGTGGCGATGCAGGCCGACATCGCGCTGTGGAAGTCGCCGGACGGGCTGACCGAGGACGAGCGCCGCATGATCAAGCGCAACCTCGGCTTCTTCGCCACCGCGGAGTCGCTGGTGGCGAACAACCTGGTGCTCGCGGTGTACCGGCAGATCACCAACCCGGAGTGCCGCCAGTACCTGCTGCGCCAGGCGTTCGAGGAGGCCGTGCACACCCACACCTTCCAGTACATCTGCGAGAGCCTGGGCCTGGACGAGGGCGAGCTGTTCAACGCCTACCGCGAGGTGCCCGCCATCACCGACAAGGACGCGTGGGCCCTGCGCTACACCCGCAACCTGGAGAACCCGGACTTCGCGACCGGCACGGCCGGGGCCGACCAGGACTTCCTGCGCGACCTGGTGGCGTTCTACGTGGTCTTCGAGGGGATGTGGTTCTACACCGGGTTCGCGCAGATCCTGTCGCTGGGGCGGCGGAACAAGATGGTCGGGATCGCCGAGCAGTTCCAGTACATCCTGCGCGACGAGTCGATCCACCTGAACTTCGGCATCGACTGCATCAACCAGATCAAGATCGAGAACCCGCACCTGTGGTCGCCGGAGTTCCAGGCGGAGGTGCGCTCGATGCTCGCGCAGGCGTGCGAGCTGGAGGTCGCCTACGCCCGGGACACCATGCCGCGCGGCATGCTCGGGCTCTCGGCCGAGCTGTGCGCGCAGTACCTGCACTTCATCACCGACCGGCGCGCCCAGCAGATCGGGCTGGCCCCGATCTTCGGGGAGAACGAGAACCCGTTCCCGTGGATGTCGGAGGCGATGGACCTGCGCAAGGAGAAGAACTTCTTCGAGACCAGGGTGACCGAGTACCAGACCGGCGGGTCGCTGGCCTGGGACTGA
- a CDS encoding acyclic terpene utilization AtuA family protein gives MSGVLRIGNASGFYGDRFSAVREMLTGGPLDVLTGDYLAELTMLILGRDRLKDASRGYARTFLRQMAENLALAKENDVKIVTNAGGLNPAGLAEAIRELADELGLHVAVAHVAGDDLLPRADELGLGKPLTANAYLGAWGIAACLERGADVVVTGRVTDASLVVGPAAAHFGWARDDYDALAGAVAAGHVIECGAQATGGNYAFFTEHDLGTPGFPIAEIAADGSSVITKHPGTGGAVTTGTVTAQLLYEITGPRYAGPDVTARFDTLALTADGPDRVRISGTRGEPPPPTLKVCLNTLGGFRNETTFVLTGLDIDAKAALVRAQLEGALADRPPAEIRWTLARTDHADADTEQRASALLHCAVKDADPKVAGRAFSGAAIELALASYPGFHVTAPPSDASPYGVYTAAYVDAAEVPHVAVLPDGSQVDIAAPAGTLELSEVDEPEPPEPLPAGPVRRVPLGTVAGARSGDKGGDANLGVWVRSDEAWRWLAHFLTVAQFRRLLPETANLPVRRYVLPNLRALNFVVEGLLGQGVASQARFDPQAKALGEWLRSRHADIPEVLL, from the coding sequence ATGAGCGGCGTCCTGCGCATCGGCAACGCCTCCGGCTTCTACGGCGACCGGTTCTCCGCGGTGCGCGAGATGCTCACCGGCGGTCCGCTGGACGTGCTGACCGGCGACTACCTCGCCGAGCTGACCATGCTGATCCTCGGCCGCGACCGGCTCAAGGACGCCTCCCGCGGCTACGCCAGGACCTTCCTGCGTCAGATGGCCGAGAACCTGGCCCTGGCCAAGGAGAATGACGTCAAGATCGTCACCAACGCGGGCGGGCTGAACCCGGCCGGGCTGGCGGAGGCGATCCGTGAGCTGGCGGACGAGCTCGGGCTGCACGTCGCCGTGGCGCACGTGGCGGGCGACGACCTGCTGCCCCGGGCGGACGAACTGGGGCTGGGAAAACCGTTGACCGCCAACGCCTACCTCGGTGCCTGGGGCATCGCCGCCTGCCTGGAGCGCGGCGCGGACGTGGTGGTCACCGGGCGGGTCACCGACGCATCGCTGGTGGTCGGCCCGGCCGCGGCGCACTTCGGGTGGGCCCGCGACGACTACGACGCGCTCGCCGGCGCGGTCGCCGCCGGGCACGTCATCGAGTGCGGCGCCCAGGCGACCGGCGGCAACTACGCGTTCTTCACCGAGCACGACCTCGGCACGCCCGGGTTCCCGATCGCGGAGATCGCCGCCGACGGCTCCAGCGTGATCACCAAACACCCGGGCACCGGGGGAGCGGTGACCACCGGCACCGTCACCGCCCAGCTGCTGTACGAGATCACCGGCCCGCGCTACGCCGGACCGGATGTCACCGCCCGGTTCGACACGCTGGCACTCACCGCGGACGGCCCGGACCGCGTGCGGATCTCCGGCACCCGCGGGGAGCCGCCACCACCCACGCTCAAGGTGTGCCTGAACACCCTCGGCGGGTTCCGCAACGAGACCACGTTCGTGCTGACGGGGCTGGACATCGACGCCAAGGCGGCCCTGGTACGCGCCCAGCTCGAAGGCGCGCTCGCGGACCGGCCACCGGCCGAGATCCGGTGGACCCTGGCCCGCACCGACCACGCCGACGCCGACACCGAGCAGCGGGCCAGCGCTCTGCTGCACTGCGCGGTCAAGGACGCCGATCCGAAGGTGGCCGGGCGGGCGTTCAGCGGGGCGGCCATCGAGCTGGCACTGGCGAGCTACCCCGGTTTCCACGTCACCGCGCCGCCCTCGGACGCCTCACCCTACGGCGTCTACACGGCGGCCTACGTGGACGCCGCCGAGGTGCCGCACGTGGCCGTCCTGCCCGACGGGTCCCAGGTCGACATCGCGGCGCCGGCCGGCACCCTGGAGCTGTCCGAAGTGGACGAACCGGAGCCGCCGGAGCCGCTGCCGGCAGGGCCGGTCCGCCGGGTGCCGCTCGGTACGGTCGCGGGCGCGCGCAGCGGGGACAAGGGCGGCGACGCCAACCTCGGCGTGTGGGTCCGGTCGGACGAGGCGTGGCGGTGGCTCGCGCACTTCCTCACCGTCGCGCAGTTCCGCCGGTTGCTGCCGGAGACCGCGAACCTGCCCGTCCGCCGGTACGTCCTGCCGAACCTGCGGGCGCTCAACTTCGTGGTCGAGGGGCTGCTCGGGCAGGGCGTCGCGTCGCAGGCCCGGTTCGACCCGCAGGCCAAGGCGCTGGGCGAGTGGCTGCGCTCCCGGCACGCCGACATCCCGGAGGTGCTGCTGTGA
- a CDS encoding acyl-CoA carboxylase subunit beta — protein sequence MSVIRSGVDTDSPEFAANREAMEAKLAELVAEHAKAIAGGGEKYVERHRTRGKLLARERIELLVDEDSPFLELSPLAAWGTDYHVGGSLVTGIGVVEGVECMIIANDPTVKGGASNPSSLKKGLRAAEIAAENRLPTINLVESGGADLPTQKEIFIPGGRTFRNLTTSSAARIPTIALVFGNSTAGGAYLPGMSDYVVMVKERAKVFLGGPPLVKMATGEESDDESLGGAEMHARTSGLADYLAHDEQDAIRVGRGIVKRLNWRKQGPPPKPDHPEPLLDAQDLLGIVPADLKIPFDPREVIGRIVDGSDFDEFKPLYGTSLVTGWANLHGYPVGILANARGVLFSEESQKATQFIQLANQTDTPLLFLHNTTGYMVGKEYEQGGIIKHGAMMINAVSNSTVPHLSVLMGASYGAGHYGMCGRAYGPRFLFAWPSAKSAVMGPAQLAGVLSIVARQAAAGRGQPYDEDADAAMRAMVEQRIEAESMPMFLSGMLYDDGIIDPRDTRTVLGLCLSAIHNGPIRGAEGFGVFRM from the coding sequence TTGAGCGTGATCCGGTCCGGAGTGGACACCGACAGCCCGGAGTTCGCGGCCAACCGGGAGGCGATGGAGGCCAAGCTCGCCGAGCTGGTGGCCGAGCACGCCAAGGCGATCGCGGGCGGCGGCGAGAAGTACGTCGAGCGGCACCGCACACGCGGGAAGCTCCTCGCCCGCGAGCGGATCGAGCTGCTCGTCGACGAGGACTCGCCGTTCCTGGAGCTCTCGCCGCTGGCCGCGTGGGGCACCGACTACCACGTCGGTGGCAGCCTGGTCACCGGCATCGGGGTCGTGGAAGGCGTCGAGTGCATGATCATCGCCAACGACCCGACCGTGAAGGGCGGCGCGAGCAACCCGTCCAGCCTGAAGAAGGGCCTGCGGGCCGCCGAGATCGCGGCGGAGAACCGGCTGCCGACGATCAACCTGGTCGAGTCCGGTGGCGCGGACCTGCCCACCCAGAAGGAGATCTTCATCCCGGGCGGGCGCACGTTCCGCAACCTGACCACCTCCTCGGCGGCCCGGATCCCGACCATCGCGCTCGTGTTCGGCAACTCCACGGCCGGCGGCGCCTACCTGCCCGGCATGTCCGACTACGTGGTGATGGTCAAGGAACGCGCCAAGGTGTTCCTCGGCGGCCCGCCACTGGTCAAGATGGCCACCGGGGAGGAGTCCGACGACGAATCGCTGGGCGGTGCGGAAATGCACGCCCGCACCTCCGGGCTGGCCGACTACCTCGCCCACGACGAGCAGGACGCGATCCGCGTCGGCCGCGGTATCGTCAAGCGGCTCAACTGGCGCAAGCAGGGTCCGCCGCCGAAACCGGACCACCCCGAGCCGCTGCTGGACGCACAGGACCTGCTCGGGATCGTGCCGGCCGACCTGAAGATCCCGTTCGACCCGCGCGAGGTGATCGGCCGGATCGTCGACGGCTCCGACTTCGACGAGTTCAAACCGCTCTACGGCACCAGCCTGGTCACCGGCTGGGCGAACCTGCACGGCTACCCCGTCGGCATCCTCGCCAATGCCCGCGGGGTGCTGTTCAGCGAGGAGTCGCAGAAGGCCACCCAGTTCATCCAGCTCGCCAACCAGACCGACACGCCGCTGCTGTTCCTGCACAACACCACCGGGTACATGGTCGGCAAGGAGTACGAGCAGGGCGGCATCATCAAGCACGGCGCCATGATGATCAACGCGGTGTCCAACTCGACGGTGCCGCACCTGTCCGTGCTGATGGGCGCCTCCTACGGGGCCGGGCACTACGGCATGTGCGGCCGCGCCTACGGGCCGAGGTTCCTGTTCGCCTGGCCCAGCGCCAAGTCCGCCGTGATGGGCCCGGCGCAGCTGGCCGGCGTGCTCTCGATCGTCGCCCGGCAGGCGGCCGCCGGGCGTGGCCAGCCCTACGACGAGGACGCCGACGCCGCGATGCGCGCCATGGTCGAGCAGCGGATCGAGGCCGAGTCGATGCCGATGTTCCTGTCCGGCATGCTCTACGACGACGGCATCATCGACCCGCGCGACACCCGCACCGTGCTCGGGCTGTGCCTGTCCGCCATCCACAATGGACCGATCAGGGGCGCCGAGGGCTTCGGCGTCTTCCGGATGTGA
- a CDS encoding cytochrome P450, translated as MTVARAIRERVPPLTAIPLPRAVDRRLLDQRWPVRELAAPPPGSGLAPVLGDAGAPVVGHAIDSMRFGLDFALHRYAKYGPVSWMGAFGQRIVVLAGPDATQAVLVNRDKAFSQEGWRVFIERFFHRGLMLLDFEEHHLHRRIMQEAFTRDKLAVYLRQAAPVLRTGVSAWGGDSRLRLYWLLKRLTLDVASRVFMDMPPGADAETLNRAFVGTVRAATALVRVPVPGGRWAAGLHGRRVLERYFTEKLPSKRRSGGADLFSALCHARGDDGAEFTDDDVVNHMIFLMMAAHDTATITSSAVAYHLAKHPGWQERARAESLALGGDLPDLAALESLRTLDLVIKEALRMTAPVPSLPRMTVRDTEVLGHYLPAGTLCNVSPNTNHYSPDHWTNPHQFDPERFAEGRREDKSHRFAWMPFGGGAHKCIGMHFGTNEVKLLMHEMLRTYTWSVPEDYRLKWDYVSLPVPVDGLTVQLKRLR; from the coding sequence GTGACCGTCGCCAGGGCAATCCGGGAACGGGTTCCACCCCTGACCGCCATCCCCCTCCCCCGGGCCGTCGACCGGCGGCTGCTGGACCAGCGGTGGCCGGTGCGGGAGCTCGCGGCACCACCGCCCGGCAGCGGGCTCGCACCGGTGCTGGGTGACGCGGGCGCACCGGTCGTCGGGCACGCGATCGACTCGATGCGGTTCGGGCTGGACTTCGCGCTGCACCGGTACGCCAAGTACGGGCCGGTGTCGTGGATGGGGGCGTTCGGGCAGCGGATCGTGGTGCTGGCCGGCCCGGACGCCACCCAGGCGGTGCTGGTGAACCGCGACAAGGCGTTCTCGCAGGAGGGCTGGCGGGTCTTCATCGAGCGGTTCTTCCACCGCGGGCTGATGCTGCTGGACTTCGAGGAGCACCACCTGCACCGGCGGATCATGCAGGAGGCGTTCACCCGGGACAAGCTCGCCGTCTACCTGCGGCAGGCCGCGCCGGTGCTGCGTACCGGCGTGTCGGCGTGGGGCGGGGACAGCCGGCTGCGGCTGTACTGGCTGCTCAAACGGCTCACGCTGGACGTCGCGAGCCGGGTGTTCATGGACATGCCACCGGGCGCGGACGCCGAGACGCTCAACCGGGCGTTCGTCGGGACGGTGCGGGCCGCGACGGCGCTGGTGCGGGTGCCGGTGCCGGGCGGCCGGTGGGCGGCAGGCCTGCACGGGCGGCGGGTGCTGGAACGCTACTTCACCGAGAAGCTGCCGTCGAAGCGGCGCAGCGGGGGCGCCGACCTGTTCTCCGCGCTGTGCCACGCGCGCGGCGACGACGGGGCCGAGTTCACCGACGACGACGTGGTCAACCACATGATCTTCCTGATGATGGCCGCCCACGACACGGCGACGATCACCAGCTCGGCGGTCGCCTACCACCTGGCCAAGCACCCCGGGTGGCAGGAGCGGGCGCGCGCCGAGTCGCTGGCGCTGGGCGGCGATCTGCCGGACCTCGCAGCGCTGGAGTCGTTGCGGACCCTGGACCTGGTGATCAAGGAGGCGCTGCGGATGACGGCACCGGTGCCGTCGCTGCCGCGCATGACGGTGCGGGACACCGAGGTGCTCGGCCACTACCTGCCGGCCGGCACGTTGTGCAACGTCTCGCCGAACACCAACCACTACTCGCCGGACCACTGGACGAATCCGCACCAGTTCGACCCGGAGCGGTTCGCGGAGGGCCGCCGGGAGGACAAGTCGCACCGGTTCGCGTGGATGCCGTTCGGCGGCGGGGCGCACAAGTGCATCGGTATGCACTTCGGGACCAATGAGGTGAAGCTGCTGATGCACGAGATGCTGCGCACCTACACCTGGTCGGTGCCCGAGGACTACCGGCTGAAGTGGGACTACGTGTCACTACCCGTCCCGGTCGACGGGCTGACCGTCCAGCTGAAGCGGCTACGGTGA
- a CDS encoding ribonucleoside-diphosphate reductase subunit alpha, translating to MSVETSPAPAATLRVIRRDGAASPFDANRISVALTKAFLAVEGDEAAGSSRLHHVVAELTEQVEAALRRHATGDAVHLEQIQDLVELALMRGGHHKVARAYVLYREEHSRARETASPPAAIRVQHPDGELRPLDRERLARVVGEAVAGIADVAAGPVLAEAERTLYDGISTDELALALIMAARTLVEREPSYSAVTARLLLDKLRGEALSHLAGEPRQASHAELDYPGYFRDYLRRAIELELVDPELAAFDLDRVTAAIRPERDLDFGFLGLQTLYDRYFLHERGTRFELPQAFFLRVAMGLALREDDRESRAVEFYDLLSSFDFMASTPTLFNSGTTRAQLSSCFLTTVDDSLDAIFQSFKNNALLAKYSGGLGNDWTPVRGLGAHIKGTNGTSQGVVPFLKIANDTAVAVNQGGKRKGAACAYLETWHIDVEEFLDLRKNTGDDRRRTHDMNTANWVPDEFLRRVEADGRWTLFSPDETPDLHDLYGNAFAQRYREYEAAADRGEIRVFRRVRAVELWRRMLTMLFETGHPWITFKDPCNLRSPQQHAGVVHSSNLCTEITLNTSADEVAVCNLGSVNLARHVTAAGLDTAKLERTVRTAVRMLDNVVDINFYTIPEARRSNLRHRPVGLGLMGYQDALFTLGLPVDSPAAVEFADRSMEHLSYHAIAASAELARERGAFETFDGSLWSQGVLPIDSLRLLEQAREGDTLDVDHSSTLDWDALRDRVRGGMRNSNVMAIAPTATISNICGVGQSIEPLFQNLYVKSNMSGDFTVINPHLVAALKERGLWDEAMVADLKYFDGSLAHIDRVPAELKRLYATAFEIDSRWLVDAASRRQKWIDQAQSLNLYLAAPSGRKLDELYRYAWHKGLKTTYYLRAQAATSVEKSTLRGTDGKLNAVPAAVPAAVPAAVPEPEFAACRIDDPDCEACQ from the coding sequence ATGTCTGTGGAAACCTCCCCGGCGCCGGCAGCCACGCTGCGGGTCATCCGCCGGGACGGTGCCGCGTCGCCCTTCGACGCGAACCGGATCTCCGTCGCGCTGACCAAGGCGTTCCTCGCCGTCGAAGGTGACGAGGCCGCCGGGTCGTCGCGGCTGCACCACGTGGTCGCCGAGCTGACCGAGCAGGTCGAGGCCGCGCTGCGGCGGCACGCCACCGGTGACGCCGTGCACCTCGAGCAGATCCAGGACCTGGTGGAGCTGGCGCTGATGCGCGGCGGCCACCACAAGGTCGCCCGCGCCTACGTGCTCTACCGCGAGGAACACTCCAGGGCCCGCGAGACCGCGTCCCCACCCGCGGCCATCCGCGTCCAGCACCCCGACGGTGAGCTGCGCCCGCTGGACCGCGAACGCCTCGCCCGCGTCGTGGGTGAGGCCGTCGCCGGGATCGCGGACGTCGCCGCCGGGCCGGTCCTGGCCGAGGCCGAACGCACCCTCTACGACGGCATCAGCACCGACGAGCTGGCACTGGCCCTGATCATGGCCGCCCGCACGCTGGTGGAGCGCGAGCCCAGCTATTCGGCCGTCACCGCCCGCCTGCTGCTCGACAAGTTGCGCGGCGAGGCGCTGAGCCACCTCGCCGGCGAGCCGCGCCAGGCGTCGCACGCCGAGCTGGACTACCCCGGCTACTTCCGCGACTACCTGCGCCGCGCCATCGAGCTGGAGCTGGTGGACCCCGAGCTGGCGGCCTTCGACCTGGACCGGGTGACCGCCGCGATCCGGCCCGAGCGGGACCTCGACTTCGGCTTCCTCGGCCTGCAGACCCTCTACGACCGGTACTTCCTGCACGAGCGCGGCACCCGCTTCGAGCTGCCGCAGGCGTTCTTCCTGCGGGTCGCGATGGGGCTGGCCCTGCGCGAGGACGACCGGGAATCTCGTGCTGTGGAGTTCTACGACCTGCTGTCCAGCTTCGACTTCATGGCCTCGACACCGACGCTGTTCAACTCCGGCACCACCCGGGCGCAGCTGTCGTCGTGCTTCCTGACCACGGTCGACGACAGCCTGGATGCGATCTTCCAGTCCTTCAAGAACAACGCGCTGCTGGCGAAGTACTCCGGCGGGCTGGGCAACGACTGGACCCCGGTGCGCGGGCTGGGCGCCCATATCAAGGGCACCAACGGCACGTCCCAGGGCGTGGTGCCGTTCCTGAAGATCGCCAACGACACCGCGGTCGCGGTCAACCAGGGCGGCAAGCGCAAGGGCGCGGCCTGCGCCTACCTCGAGACCTGGCACATCGACGTCGAGGAGTTCCTCGACCTGCGCAAGAACACCGGCGACGACCGCCGCCGCACGCACGACATGAACACCGCCAACTGGGTGCCCGACGAGTTCCTGCGCCGCGTCGAGGCCGACGGCCGGTGGACCCTGTTCTCCCCCGACGAGACGCCGGACCTGCACGACCTCTACGGCAATGCCTTCGCGCAGCGCTACCGCGAGTACGAGGCCGCGGCCGACCGTGGCGAGATCCGGGTGTTCCGCCGGGTCCGCGCGGTCGAACTGTGGCGGCGGATGCTGACCATGCTGTTCGAGACCGGCCACCCGTGGATCACCTTCAAGGACCCGTGCAACCTGCGCTCGCCCCAGCAGCACGCCGGCGTGGTGCACTCGTCCAACCTCTGCACCGAGATCACGCTGAACACCAGCGCCGACGAGGTCGCCGTGTGCAACCTCGGGTCGGTCAACCTGGCCCGCCACGTCACCGCCGCGGGCCTGGACACCGCCAAGCTGGAGCGCACCGTGCGCACCGCGGTGCGGATGCTGGACAACGTGGTGGACATCAACTTCTACACGATTCCCGAGGCGCGCCGGTCCAACCTGCGGCACCGCCCGGTCGGCCTGGGCCTGATGGGCTACCAGGACGCGCTGTTCACGCTCGGCCTGCCGGTGGACAGCCCGGCGGCGGTCGAGTTCGCCGACCGCAGCATGGAACACCTGAGCTACCACGCGATCGCGGCGTCGGCGGAGCTGGCGCGGGAGCGGGGCGCCTTCGAGACGTTCGACGGGTCGCTGTGGAGCCAGGGCGTGCTGCCGATCGACTCGCTGCGGCTGCTCGAGCAGGCCCGCGAGGGCGACACGCTCGACGTCGACCACTCGTCCACGCTGGACTGGGACGCGCTGCGGGACCGGGTGCGCGGCGGGATGCGCAACTCCAACGTCATGGCGATCGCGCCGACCGCGACGATCTCCAACATCTGCGGCGTGGGCCAGTCGATCGAGCCGCTGTTCCAGAACCTCTACGTGAAGTCGAACATGTCCGGTGACTTCACCGTGATCAACCCGCACCTGGTGGCCGCGCTCAAGGAACGCGGGCTGTGGGACGAGGCCATGGTGGCCGACCTGAAGTACTTCGACGGGAGCCTGGCCCACATCGACCGGGTGCCGGCCGAGCTCAAGCGGTTGTACGCGACCGCCTTCGAGATCGACAGCCGCTGGCTGGTGGACGCGGCCTCGCGCCGGCAGAAGTGGATCGACCAGGCGCAGTCGCTCAACCTGTACCTGGCCGCGCCCAGCGGCCGCAAGCTCGACGAGCTGTACCGCTACGCCTGGCACAAGGGCCTGAAGACGACCTACTACCTGCGTGCCCAGGCCGCCACGAGCGTGGAGAAGAGCACGCTGCGCGGCACCGACGGCAAGCTCAACGCCGTCCCCGCGGCGGTCCCCGCGGCCGTGCCCGCGGCGGTCCCGGAACCCGAATTCGCCGCCTGCCGGATCGACGACCCCGACTGCGAGGCCTGCCAGTGA